gcagagctcggaacactgccacggctgcctatgctttcaaaaacaataaacggaaaagtattacattcaatcaaaatgcctcggccaacgaagagaagggttaaggctctccaacgtggatatgtgaaaaaaatattaaagaattatcaacatcgagttactatgcgtgcgtctatttacgtgtgctttgctcttctctcactaacactattaccccatttttacacgtgggtttacctatactactacaatggctagcttccaccttcaccttaatgtcgtcctatctgctgtaacGCATTTTTCCCTCACACAGTTTCaccgaagtaaacgcgctcggagaggaaaattgaacgcccggacgagagagccaGAATTGTAAAGCGTACGCCATAGAGATATTCATTCCCATGGAGTAAATTCTTGTTACGAGGTGTAAAcagaacgaggaaggagagtaaccaaattattcgaactagtttcggtctagcaatgctttggtcaactcagagttaccaagagaaaatcatttggttatgatgggagaggattaatagttagtcgcagtttgcacagattacgatctgtgcagtttgcgattaatcgtaaatctcatcatgctcccttgttttccatccttgatcacaacactgtcaaaacgacacttgtcgTCATTAAATAGCCGTAtggtatgacccgatgcgataagtacaaaacaagatatgtttaagtgttgccatatattgacaatatacgacatttctttttccccaacccaatataccGAACAAAAACCAAACTGTTTTTTCATAATATTTTAGATTTCAATAAAGtataaaatttttcgtattaaaTCAATTACTGTTATTGTGTAATTAGTTTAACAGTAGTATAACTCAGgggttgtccacataccacgtggacaaaaaaGCTTTTAGACACCCGCTTCGTAGACAATGTTAAAGTTGTTTCTATTGTCTATTCTATGGACCTGACATTGATAGAAATGTTAGCTTTATAAACAGTAGAAATGTTCTCAATTTTCTCCCCAACATTTCCCGAGAAATTATTTGTATAGCTGTTTagtttctttcaaattccattCACGTTTTAATTACTTcatattagctgacccggcaaacttcatcccgcccaaaattcttttttcttttttacattcacgtttttttactaagcgcacgttcataggtccagtcgcagaactgttcattgattgattttctaatctaccctttaaaattacctttaactataaaattcctagtagttctaccaaaactcgtcattataatatcagattattttcagacacaatcctcgttcaagatttttcaaccacttgcaaataacatgtttctccgttacatggaataaatgtttgattcagaaaatatgatagaataaagacagcccctaatcagacaattcctttctcgagttttgcacttatcaacatattcggtgatccatttttatttatatagttagaagaagatataggagtgcgttttatcacattaaagaaaatcaattgtcatgtttggttgaaatatgtgtattattttcacgggacctcctctccatttcagaggagggaggggtcatCATAGAAGCATTTCTCCTatccaaaaaccttcacatgccaaatttggctccatttgattgattagttttcgagttatgcagaaatttgtgtttcatttgtatggtagcctcgccttagagaggagggaggagtgttgaaccaccatagaaacggtgatcgatccctaaaacctctatatgctaagttcaattccatttgtttgattagttctcgagttgttcagcaacctgtgtcaaaccaccataaaaaacatgttttgctctctaaaatctccatatgtcaaatttggttccatttgcttgattagttctcgagttatgcagaaaatcatgtttcatttctatggttaCGATCTAATAAGCCCCGCGGGATGTGTTTACAATGAACTTGTTACCAACATTTTTGATTTTgcatacagatacagataaacaatttaaaatttcaacacattcacacattaatttgtttttcctgGTCGTTTGGCGAAGATGCCCGATTACCAAGGGCCCAGGCCAATGGTGGTCAATCACGGAGGGGAAGAAACAAGGATCTTTGGATCACTAttctttatttaaattttgaaatacaaGTTGCATCTTGTATTGTTTTCTTGAAGGGTTGCAGTTATCTTCAAGTATGACCACAAATGTTCCCGCTGATCCCGTAAAAGTTCCAGAGGTTTTTGTATTTCAGGCAAACACAATCGACATGTTCGGCCGAATTGCGGATCTCGCACAGACCGCAAAGGGGATGTTATTGTGCAGTGGACAGTTCTTAGTCTGGACAAGATCCGCTGCTTCCTCATCGCTTTCGTGTCTTCGatccgtcggagtgctaccgctgaacagagcattgcgccgaaaagtatgcatatcgcgctagtgtgatcgatgtgcagtagcACTCTCATGtagtctaaagacgacgctcgtagcgaaaaggTTAATACCACGTTGCGGATCATTTTCAATGAGCGGTGAAACCGGTTGAAATAGGCCTGGTTGCTGGCCATATATCAAGGACCATCCAAAAGAGCGTGTCTGTCCACCCGATCGTCGTCAGCCCTCGCCAATGCTAATTTACGCCACACTCGaagttcttcttcttaaatggcactaacgttcctagaggaacttcgccatctcaatgtagtattacttgcgttattttcattagtaattagttgagatttctatgccgaataacacgcttgaatacattctgattggcaagctctagaaaacgcgtgaccacagtgcaagtcggaggaaatttctttgacgaaaattcccccgaccagaacgggaatcgaacccgaacccctagcatgttaggtgtgacgctatcACTCGGTCACGGGAAGTCTATAAACTATTGttcattaaccctttcgctacgagcgtcgtctataggcgaTATACGCGCGACGACCTGTGtatacgagtgtcgtctatagatgacatgagggtgatactgcacatctaTCACACTAGCGcaatatgcatacttttcggcgcagtgctccgttcagcggtagcgctccggcggagcacactgccatagtgaaagggttaatctAGAAATTGCTTAATATCGCTAAACAGATCCGAAAGCCTCCCCACACAACTCACGCGGTGACCCTGAGACCCAAGGATCCAGAAGAGGCCTTTCGTGCCCAGACGTGCACGGTCATAGATGAAATCTAGGGGCTTAGACTGCGTTCCCTTCTGGAATCAGTGAGTTGGGGACTGAGAGCAGCCGCACCAGAGTAAATTGTAACAAGCGGAACGGTATACGTAAACAGTATGGAAGAAAGCTTTTATCGAAGATAGATATTTTGCGTGTAGGAACGACGAAACATTTGCTTAGGTTGAACTAAATGTCGCATTAAGCGGCCAATATTATTGTGCAATATTTTGCGTAACATGGGCTGCTTTAAATACAGTTCACAAAACGTGTACAATGAACAAACAATTATTTAAGATAGACCACTATTCGGTATTGAGATATTAACCCATTTGGTATTGGCGGAGGAGGGGGCAGAGCAGAACAATTAACGGGAATCGGATAACACGCGAAGAGAAACCGTACCGGAGAAAAACGTGTAATGCAATGTGCGTTTATTTCTCTACTTGTGGTTACAATAAAAGGCAAAACATAACTGTCTCTTTCGGTTAATGATGGCGAAGATGATGGATAACGCAAAAGGGCGTATTCGCGGATTATGTACTAAACAGTGCTGTACGGCCAACATTTGGTAGTATACTTCTGAGCGGCTTGATTAACACCATTTTAATAATTTGACAGTTCTCGTGATAGACGTTGCATTTGTGACCAGAACATGACAATGCTGTCACATACTGtgtgtagtgatccccgatttttgaaattaaacgtTCATCAAcaaatcgaatacttttctgcagtttgttattcgatacgattaatccaCCCAAAAAATCGATTGATCGTCACACTGAATAATTAGTtaaactaatatttctcatttgctagaaagccgtctggaatcaaaaaagtgtttattccgcctgaaaatcaattattgtcTTTAACGCTCCTCTCAACTCgtatacgaagctcaatgccaaagtgtcaaagataatgattgattttcaggatgaaACTGCATATCGAAAATAACAGGTTGTGAACCAAAAGTCCACAGTCCGAGGAATATTCCAGATAGCGACAGAAATATTTCACAGTTCCATCCGTTTCATCCGTTTTTCCCCATTTGTTAATATATttagactcattagcattttagccgtAACTGAGCCggattaagtgcgattcacatacaacatccacgtcacgttcacgtcccgttacGTCACGTCACGTCAGTTACTCTACCAtacaattcttatgaaaacattcacatacactggcaacgtaacgacccgtcagcatacgttcaacgaaaacgaccggcaggatttgtagaaaagaataattgacagaGAAGGACAGTTCGTTGgatttttgtctgggctttatGTCACGGcttctgttttgattttggttgtattttttatgccaacatatttcttagttccaaatttcggaaTCAAAATCATTTgcgactagctgagaaaaatagtctatatattattattgttgaataagggtcgggaCTACTGAgtttaagcattcaaataatataattcaatgagtttcattgaatttttctatatttagaactgattctaggcatgctgattcggaagaatgcattgcaatttaaaattgttgtaggtggcgacaccatgaataacattgaatagatcattcgtttgacatttgacgtgacggtgctggtgcaagcattgactgcatgtgtgaattggtggagacgttgagggaacgtggacgttcttttccgtaacgttctatgtgaattgcacattagtgctcccgtggttagcgtcacaccgtCACACACATATCACACTGGGGTTTGGGTTCGAtacccgttctggccgggggtttgttcatcaaagaaatttattCCGACTTCTCCTGCGGTCACGTGTAATTTATAGCTTGCCACTTAGAAAGTTTTCAATGCGTATTATTTGGCATACAAACCTTAACTAAATAatagtaaaaatgacgcaagcaaTACTATGTTGGGACGGCGGAGTTCCACTAGGAGCATTAGTGCCAATAAAGAAGAATAAGATCGAGAGCCGGATTTAGTcttgtacattagggtggcagtgaatatatggaaaaaatctgCAGTTTACAGAACGTTtattctctgggtttggatcgattaatcgacgtaaattattagttcgcttcgattattggttgcgcagtattcgttcgattaataatcgatttctgtacgaagtattctattaatcgaacgattatcggggatcactaactgTGTGGTAGAATCCGCGttaacggcattgagcttcgtttactagaataggggagcgtgaaagaataaCTAATTTttaggcggaatgaacacatttttaaaattaaaattatgaacaaaaattaacttttccgtttcaaattagtattctatttgaatgagaaacacttttttgcagatggtggaaaaattcatacaaaaattgattttgaaaacaactttatattatgatgaaaaatttAGTAAGAATTTTGGGAATGTATAGACAATAGTCagataaaaatctgaaatacgTGATTCAAGTAATCAAGTAAGTTTATTTGGGCTCCAAttggaagtcgccaccagacgttgaCACTCTcgcactgtcatcgcgaatatgCATGCCAATAGGCCGAACAGATCCGTCTATGGATTGTATAAACATAGTGCAAGATTACACCAATACAAAGATAGTGTGAGCGCTGCAGTTTCGCCACTACAGCAAGGTAAAAAAGTGTATGAGAATATATTGGACACTGTGTATATTAGCTTTGAGATATTATATCTCAAATATCTCAAGTTATGCGTGCCAAGCTAGACATTTATTTACAAACTTACCACGTCTGGAAGATAAATTAGATAAATGTTTGCTTCCATTAGTACTTAAtcttagaaaataataaaagacGAGATGTTTGTTTTCGGACAGTAAACAACGTTTTATTGCAGACACAACATTCGCTATCTGATTAAAGTTTGCACTTTTGATAACAAAAGTGAATGCAAGGCGATAAGAGTCTATCAATTAGTTTGCAATCATCATTTTTCTGACGAATGCAATAGGCAGGAACTCTATTTTTTGCAAGAACCAACTTGGTTCGCTTATTGTCCTTGAGTTTTTTCTCCACATTCTACGAAAATTGAACTCGTTTAACACTCTAAATTTATCTCACTTTTCACATCATTATGCACCTTCTTCCGGTGTTTATTGAGCAGATGTCCGACGATGAAGGTCTTCGGACAGAGCTCACAGCTGAACGGTTTCAATCTTTTGTGCTTCCCACGTTGATGAACTTTCAGATCACTGTTGGTGAGAAATCGCTTACCACAAAGATCACAACCGAACGGTTTACTTCCCGTGTGAGTTAATTTGTGCGTCTTTAGGTGGCCAGATTGTTTGAATCTGGCTGAACACTGGTCACATGCGTGGCGACGATCCTTCACATAGTGAACGTTTTGCTGGTGCTTCCTAAGCTCTGAGGGCGACTTAAAATGCAATTTGCAATCTTCGCAATCGTTTGCACCGTATTTGTCCGACACGTGCGCTTGTTTCCGGTGAATCTTCAGCTGACGCGGATATATAAAAGCTTCCGGACACTCTGAACACTTGTGGCGTTTTTCATGCGTATGAACACGAGCAATATGCTTCTGGCAGTTTCCGGACGATGAGAACCGTTTGTTGCAATGATCACAGGTATAACCATGGTCCGCGGTGAAGTGAGTTCTGCGGTGAAAATGCATGTGGCTGGAACTCTTGCATTGCTTGTTGCAAACATCGCACACGAATGGGTTGATGCCGACATGGTGCTTCCGGTGGCGATGCAGCGAACTTTCGGTGACAAACAAACGCAAACAGATGTCGCAGAAAAATGTGGTCTTGTGAATTGTCTTGAGGTGTTTTTCTAACTCTAAGGTGCTTTTGAACAGTTCGTTGCATCGACGGCAACGACTATAGATTTTTTCAGACTTATGAATACCGTCCAGGCGATGTTTGAACAGCATATGTCTCACCAAATGTGCCTTTACCTTGAATCTCAGCAAGCAAACGCCACATTTATACTTGGACTCATTATTTGGCGTTTCGCTCTTACGCGTCGAATTTTCCACGCCCTCAATAGGCGCTGTTCGCTTCTCCTTCCCGTTACATAACGTATCCTCGTTCTCCTCCGCGGACGAATCAATACTATCGTTCGCGTATAGACTGTCTCTTCCATCGGCTTTGATTGAATCTAGCACCGCGTTACCATCCAACCGTACGAAATCCACAAATTGTTCATCGTCTTCGGGCGTGAGCAGGTCATTATCGACCGGAATCTCCTCCCAGATCACACTGTTTTCGTCACGGCTCAAAACATCCTCGTCTGCCACCTCGGCTGCGTTGAGATGAGCGAGAATTGTAGCTGACATGCTAGCGCGAGCACTTGCCGGGATAAACTGAGCGATGATAATGCAGTACAAGTGCAAAAATCGCCGGCAAGTGAGAGACGGTGAAAACATAACTTTTCCCAACGTGGGCCACCGATCTGTCTATCACGAGACGGGTTGCTTTGTTGTATTTACAAACGAAAAAGTCACGTTTTTGTTGGATCTATTTTAAAATTTCCGTTTACTTTATAATGGACGCGCGAATGCGGGGTTTGATGAACCAATTCACACGGATTACGTTCTTATGTTTTTGTTCCGATGATAATACGATAAGACTAactactattttagaaaaaaaaatggaatatttttttttttttttttttatcccatttatttatttcaggctcattagcattttagctgtaacagagccgaattttaatcgtgtacatgtcacatggttatcatatctataattatagcacattacattacacagttgccattcgccagtattccttctataccattgcatatggtacatttacacagtagccatttaggcgtaagagtattctgtattgtatttttcttccattatccaagttagaccaccggacagcggagaaagttgattgatcattgttgagctatttatagaacagcagcccgatgtgtcttgcagagcagagcagttgtatggatgaatcgatctaatttcgaccgtggatcgatctccatcgctgatgattgttgcgtggacgtagctattctgtaacaacacaaagatggtcaatgagggtcctgagttttgaactcacgatcgatcgcttactaagcgaacgcgcaaccaatgtggctacggagaccccccgatGCTGAATATTTGATTGTGTTGTATTTTCACGAAGGAGTACGTCTTTTGGGCATTGAAAAAACTAAATATCGATCGCGTCCTGAAAATTGATCAATTCTGAGCGCTTCCTGTCGCAGTCATTTCTTGATAGATTAACGAGATTTTTGCACCAATAAACTCCCTACTACTTCACCAATGCAACAGGGTTAATAAAATAGTTAGTATGTTAAAGTAGAGTTGAAATGTTAGCTTCTAATTTCCCATACAGTTGCGTAGACCGTAAGGTGTTCCCTAACACGTGGTTGACTGCGG
The Toxorhynchites rutilus septentrionalis strain SRP chromosome 2, ASM2978413v1, whole genome shotgun sequence genome window above contains:
- the LOC129767500 gene encoding putative zinc finger protein 66, with product MSATILAHLNAAEVADEDVLSRDENSVIWEEIPVDNDLLTPEDDEQFVDFVRLDGNAVLDSIKADGRDSLYANDSIDSSAEENEDTLCNGKEKRTAPIEGVENSTRKSETPNNESKYKCGVCLLRFKVKAHLVRHMLFKHRLDGIHKSEKIYSRCRRCNELFKSTLELEKHLKTIHKTTFFCDICLRLFVTESSLHRHRKHHVGINPFVCDVCNKQCKSSSHMHFHRRTHFTADHGYTCDHCNKRFSSSGNCQKHIARVHTHEKRHKCSECPEAFIYPRQLKIHRKQAHVSDKYGANDCEDCKLHFKSPSELRKHQQNVHYVKDRRHACDQCSARFKQSGHLKTHKLTHTGSKPFGCDLCGKRFLTNSDLKVHQRGKHKRLKPFSCELCPKTFIVGHLLNKHRKKVHNDVKSEINLEC